In one Candidatus Nomurabacteria bacterium genomic region, the following are encoded:
- a CDS encoding ATP-dependent Clp protease proteolytic subunit, with protein sequence MTKPTNYLVPTVIEQSSEGERAFDIYSRLLKERIIFLGEDVNEHTANLVVAQLLHLAYEDPKKDIKLYINSPGGSVYDGFAIYDTMQYISPDVQTIGIGVQASMGAFLLSSGTKGKRIVLPNSRLMIHQPSSGTQGKITDQEISLREGIYLKHRLNEILAKNTGQKLAKVEKDTDRDFWMSAEEAVKYGLADQVITKA encoded by the coding sequence ATGACAAAACCAACGAACTATTTAGTACCAACGGTTATTGAACAATCTTCAGAGGGCGAACGGGCGTTCGACATATATAGTCGATTGCTAAAAGAACGCATTATTTTTCTGGGTGAAGATGTGAATGAGCATACGGCAAATCTTGTTGTTGCCCAGTTATTGCATCTTGCCTATGAAGATCCAAAAAAGGACATCAAACTATACATCAACAGTCCTGGCGGTAGTGTGTATGACGGATTTGCTATTTACGACACCATGCAATACATCTCACCTGACGTTCAGACGATAGGAATTGGTGTACAGGCAAGTATGGGGGCATTTCTTCTCTCGAGCGGCACGAAAGGCAAGCGTATCGTTCTGCCAAATAGCCGATTGATGATTCACCAGCCTTCTAGTGGTACTCAGGGAAAGATTACCGATCAAGAGATTTCTCTTCGTGAGGGAATTTACCTGAAGCACAGGCTTAACGAAATTCTTGCGAAAAACACTGGTCAGAAGCTGGCGAAGGTAGAAAAAGACACCGACCGCGACTTTTGGATGAGCGCCGAAGAGGCCGTAAAATACGGCCTCGCCGATCAAGTCATAACAAAGGCTTAA
- a CDS encoding TrmH family RNA methyltransferase: MDDKITADNDHRNVVDEFRGMSVEKIKDELNSRRNRLHIAVENLERDFNAGTIVRNANAFNVEAVHIVGRRQWNKRGAMATDLYMNVYYHPTIADFIEATKGRSVIGVDNINGSVPLHGFALPENSVLVFGSEGPGLSDEMARKCEAIVAIEQFGSTRSVNVGVASGIAMYNWLQQHVL; the protein is encoded by the coding sequence ATGGATGATAAGATTACAGCAGACAATGATCACCGTAATGTCGTTGATGAATTTCGTGGCATGAGTGTTGAAAAAATCAAAGACGAACTAAATTCGAGAAGAAATCGGCTTCATATTGCTGTAGAAAATCTTGAACGTGATTTTAACGCTGGTACGATCGTAAGAAACGCCAACGCTTTTAACGTTGAGGCAGTGCATATAGTCGGACGTCGGCAATGGAATAAGCGAGGAGCGATGGCGACAGATCTGTACATGAATGTTTATTACCACCCGACAATTGCCGATTTTATAGAGGCGACCAAAGGCCGGAGTGTGATAGGTGTCGATAATATAAACGGCAGCGTTCCGCTGCATGGATTTGCCCTACCTGAAAACTCAGTATTAGTTTTTGGTAGCGAAGGACCTGGCCTGAGCGATGAGATGGCGCGTAAATGCGAGGCAATTGTTGCGATTGAGCAATTTGGTAGCACGCGATCTGTTAACGTCGGTGTTGCGTCTGGCATTGCTATGTATAACTGGCTACAACAACACGTATTGTAA
- the tig gene encoding trigger factor yields MKTTTKYLSDTKVMMTITLDKSELDDAEKVALHKLSKNVKAPGFRKGKVPIAVAAKYVDPNTLANQTVDDALSKAVSVAFTEEKIQALDRPQVEVTKFVPGQELEFTAEVDVLPKVKLGKYKKMGVKRVVSKVKESEIDDVVERMRSGLSERKEVKRAAKDGDETVIDFIGKRDGVAFDGGTASDYTLKLGSNQFIPGFEEGVVGHKAGEEFDISLKFPEDYHADALAGQDVVFTVTLKTVNDVALPEVNDAFAAKAGPFKTVKELRDDIERELAKSHEREADDKFKDELVAKLAEVSDAPVPEILIEDQARSIEQDMSQNLAYQGMTIENYLESKKLSHEEWLKTEVRDAAERRVKAGLVLAEMSKVEEITATSEELAAKVNEYQQMYGKQSGQDFTSPELQRDIANRLLTDKTIDRLVELNK; encoded by the coding sequence ATGAAGACCACCACAAAATACCTATCAGATACCAAAGTTATGATGACCATCACGCTCGATAAAAGCGAGTTAGATGATGCCGAAAAGGTTGCGTTACATAAGCTTTCAAAAAACGTTAAGGCCCCAGGTTTCCGTAAAGGTAAAGTTCCAATCGCCGTCGCTGCCAAATATGTAGATCCAAACACATTAGCAAACCAGACGGTTGACGACGCGCTTAGCAAAGCCGTGTCAGTCGCCTTTACTGAAGAAAAGATACAAGCACTTGATCGCCCTCAGGTAGAGGTTACGAAATTTGTTCCTGGTCAAGAACTTGAATTCACTGCAGAAGTAGATGTATTACCAAAGGTGAAACTTGGCAAGTATAAGAAAATGGGCGTCAAACGAGTCGTCAGTAAGGTTAAAGAATCAGAGATTGATGATGTCGTTGAACGAATGCGTAGCGGTCTTTCTGAACGTAAGGAAGTTAAGCGAGCAGCCAAGGACGGTGATGAAACCGTCATCGATTTCATCGGGAAGCGTGACGGCGTTGCATTTGACGGCGGTACGGCAAGTGACTACACATTAAAACTAGGCTCTAACCAATTTATACCTGGATTTGAAGAAGGTGTCGTCGGCCATAAAGCTGGCGAGGAATTTGATATATCTCTAAAGTTTCCGGAAGACTATCATGCCGACGCTCTTGCTGGTCAAGATGTCGTCTTTACAGTTACGCTCAAGACCGTAAATGACGTAGCGCTACCTGAAGTTAATGATGCATTTGCTGCCAAAGCCGGACCATTCAAAACAGTCAAGGAGCTTCGAGATGACATCGAACGTGAGCTTGCGAAGTCTCACGAGCGTGAAGCAGATGATAAGTTTAAGGATGAGTTGGTTGCTAAGCTCGCAGAAGTCAGTGACGCCCCTGTGCCTGAAATTCTGATTGAAGACCAAGCTCGCTCAATTGAACAAGATATGTCACAAAATCTCGCATACCAAGGTATGACCATCGAGAATTACCTCGAGAGCAAAAAGTTGTCTCACGAGGAATGGCTGAAGACAGAGGTCCGCGATGCAGCCGAACGCCGCGTAAAGGCCGGACTTGTATTAGCAGAGATGAGCAAGGTGGAAGAAATCACTGCGACGAGCGAAGAGCTCGCTGCAAAGGTGAATGAATACCAGCAAATGTATGGTAAGCAATCCGGACAGGACTTCACAAGCCCTGAGCTACAGCGCGATATTGCCAATCGACTCTTGACCGACAAGACAATTGACCGACTGGTCGAACTCAATAAATAG
- a CDS encoding DNA-directed RNA polymerase subunit beta gives MAKATQGNARVFFTKDDTALPLPNLIAHQKDSWREFVETGLSEIFTELNPIEDYTGQKLELRFKQYHFQDPKLTELHAKENNLTFDAPLHVNVELTNKVTGEVKEQEIYLGDYPWMTDRGTFIINGTERVVVSQLIRSAGVFFTADVAAGRNFYGAKLIPGRGAWLEFETAPGGAIYVKIDRRRKLPVTTLLRALGHSKVSEIKTMFSDVDNGDMKYIEATLEKDPARGANEALIEVYRRLRPGDLATVDNARTMIERMFFDFKRFDYSRVGRYKMNQRLAIDMPNTTESRVFQMSDLIAIIREIIRLNNSQELPDDIDALNNRRVKLVGELVARQFRVGMLRMQRNAMDRMSMSDIETVTPGQLINARPVVAAVREFFASSQLSQLMDETNPLAELSHKRRLSSMGPGGLSRERAGFDVRDAHPTHYGRLCSVETPEGANIGLVLNLSTYARINEYGFIETPYLKVVKGKVTDEVVYLDSSQEATEVIADAGAALDKDGKFVDERVSARNGLLPEQVDASEVTFMDAAHKQILGSTASLVPFIEKNRVDRSLTGSNMQKQAVPLLNPESPIVGTGIEAEIAKNTSQLVVAEGAGEVVRADGDEVHVKYADGVKKYELIHFAKSNDDRSINQKVRVTRGDKVTKGTTLIEGASIADGELALGRDMLVAFMPWGGYNMDDAIVLSDRLVKDDGLTSINIKDYNVEVRETKLGAEIVTRDIPNVSEESLRHLDENGIVQIGSEVKAGDVLVGKITPKGEQELSSEERLLRAIFGEKAKDVRDTSQRMNNAGGGKVVGVKIFSRENGHELKAGVLMQIQIFVAQLRKISVGDKLAGRHGNKGVVARILPIEDMPFMEDGTPVDVVLNPLGVPSRMNIGQLFETHLGMAARALGYKVATPPFNGVPNDVISDELEKAGFARDGKSQLFDGRTGEAFEERTTVGVMHIIKLHHMVSDKIHARSTGPYTMVTQQPLGGKAQNGGQRFGEMEVWALEAYGAATTLQEMLTIKSDDVYGRAKAYESIIKNEPIVGPKLPESFNVLVKELQGLGLRVDLLDEIESGEGIVIDAEEVIAEGGPEDKTVPVALSASDDGEETVLDEADDVDLEEDGMSIQDLDEVEEIKEEV, from the coding sequence ATGGCAAAGGCAACTCAGGGTAATGCCCGTGTGTTCTTTACTAAGGACGACACCGCGTTACCACTCCCAAACCTTATCGCTCATCAAAAAGACAGCTGGCGTGAATTCGTCGAGACTGGCTTGAGCGAAATATTTACTGAACTTAACCCGATCGAGGATTATACTGGTCAGAAGCTCGAATTGCGCTTCAAGCAGTATCATTTCCAAGATCCAAAACTAACAGAACTTCACGCCAAGGAAAACAACCTGACGTTTGATGCGCCACTACACGTCAATGTAGAGCTGACCAACAAGGTCACTGGTGAAGTTAAAGAGCAAGAGATCTACCTAGGTGACTACCCATGGATGACAGACCGCGGTACGTTTATCATCAACGGTACCGAGCGTGTTGTTGTTTCTCAGCTCATTCGTAGCGCAGGCGTATTCTTTACGGCTGATGTTGCAGCTGGCCGAAACTTCTACGGCGCAAAGCTTATCCCAGGCCGTGGTGCATGGCTTGAGTTTGAGACAGCTCCCGGTGGTGCAATCTACGTCAAGATTGATCGTCGTCGTAAGCTGCCTGTTACAACACTGTTACGTGCTCTTGGACACAGCAAAGTGTCTGAAATCAAGACAATGTTTAGCGATGTAGACAATGGCGACATGAAATACATCGAAGCGACTCTCGAAAAGGACCCGGCCCGTGGTGCTAACGAAGCGCTTATTGAGGTTTACCGTCGCTTGCGACCAGGTGACCTTGCAACCGTAGACAACGCCCGTACTATGATTGAGCGCATGTTCTTTGACTTTAAGCGCTTCGACTACAGCCGTGTCGGCCGCTATAAGATGAACCAACGCCTTGCCATCGACATGCCAAACACTACTGAAAGCCGCGTCTTCCAGATGTCGGACTTGATTGCGATCATTCGCGAGATCATCCGCCTAAACAACTCGCAAGAACTTCCAGATGACATCGACGCCCTTAACAATCGTCGTGTCAAATTGGTTGGTGAGCTGGTTGCCCGCCAGTTCCGCGTCGGTATGCTTCGTATGCAACGAAACGCTATGGACCGTATGTCTATGAGCGACATCGAAACAGTTACACCTGGTCAGTTGATCAACGCCCGCCCAGTCGTTGCCGCCGTACGTGAGTTCTTTGCAAGTTCACAGCTAAGCCAGCTGATGGACGAGACGAACCCGCTTGCAGAGCTAAGCCACAAGCGCCGCCTATCTTCGATGGGTCCTGGCGGTTTGAGCCGTGAACGTGCTGGATTCGACGTTCGCGACGCGCACCCAACTCATTACGGACGCCTTTGTTCTGTTGAAACACCTGAAGGCGCAAACATTGGTCTCGTGCTCAACCTTTCTACCTACGCACGTATCAACGAATACGGTTTCATCGAAACCCCTTACCTAAAAGTCGTTAAGGGTAAAGTGACTGACGAAGTAGTTTATCTTGATTCAAGTCAGGAAGCTACAGAAGTCATCGCTGATGCTGGTGCTGCACTCGACAAAGACGGTAAATTCGTCGACGAACGTGTTAGCGCCCGAAATGGCCTCTTGCCAGAGCAAGTTGACGCTTCAGAAGTGACTTTCATGGACGCCGCACACAAGCAGATTCTTGGTTCAACCGCATCACTCGTGCCATTCATCGAGAAAAACCGTGTCGACCGTTCTTTGACCGGCTCAAACATGCAGAAGCAGGCTGTACCACTTCTTAATCCTGAATCTCCAATTGTTGGAACGGGTATTGAGGCAGAAATCGCAAAGAATACGAGTCAACTAGTTGTTGCCGAAGGCGCGGGCGAAGTTGTTCGTGCAGATGGCGACGAAGTTCACGTTAAATACGCTGATGGAGTTAAGAAATACGAGCTGATCCACTTTGCCAAGAGCAACGACGATCGTTCGATTAACCAAAAAGTTCGCGTTACACGTGGCGACAAGGTTACTAAGGGTACAACATTGATCGAAGGTGCATCAATCGCCGATGGCGAACTTGCACTTGGCCGTGACATGCTTGTTGCCTTTATGCCTTGGGGTGGATACAACATGGACGACGCCATCGTCCTTAGCGATCGCCTTGTCAAAGACGATGGACTAACCAGTATTAACATCAAGGATTACAACGTTGAAGTACGCGAAACTAAGCTTGGTGCTGAAATCGTTACTCGCGACATCCCGAATGTTAGTGAAGAATCTCTACGTCACCTTGACGAAAACGGTATCGTACAAATCGGCTCAGAAGTTAAGGCTGGTGACGTGCTTGTCGGTAAGATTACTCCAAAAGGCGAGCAAGAGCTCAGCTCTGAAGAGCGTCTGCTCCGAGCTATCTTCGGTGAAAAAGCCAAAGACGTTCGCGATACCTCACAGCGCATGAACAATGCCGGTGGCGGTAAGGTTGTCGGTGTGAAGATCTTTAGTCGTGAGAACGGCCATGAGCTAAAAGCCGGCGTATTGATGCAAATTCAAATCTTTGTAGCTCAGCTTCGCAAGATTAGCGTAGGTGACAAGTTAGCTGGTCGTCACGGTAACAAGGGTGTTGTAGCGCGTATTCTACCTATCGAAGACATGCCGTTCATGGAAGATGGCACACCTGTTGACGTCGTTTTGAACCCGCTTGGTGTCCCGAGCCGTATGAACATCGGTCAGTTGTTTGAGACTCACCTAGGTATGGCGGCTCGCGCACTTGGTTATAAAGTTGCAACTCCTCCATTTAACGGAGTACCTAACGACGTAATCAGTGACGAACTTGAAAAAGCTGGTTTTGCCCGTGACGGTAAGAGTCAATTATTTGACGGCCGCACAGGTGAGGCGTTTGAGGAACGAACTACTGTTGGTGTGATGCATATCATTAAGCTACACCACATGGTTAGCGACAAGATTCACGCTCGTTCAACCGGTCCATACACTATGGTCACTCAGCAACCTCTCGGTGGTAAAGCGCAAAACGGTGGTCAGCGCTTCGGAGAGATGGAGGTTTGGGCACTTGAAGCTTATGGCGCAGCCACTACACTACAAGAAATGCTTACAATTAAATCTGACGATGTCTACGGACGTGCAAAGGCGTATGAGTCAATCATTAAGAACGAACCGATTGTCGGTCCAAAGCTTCCAGAAAGCTTTAACGTCCTCGTGAAAGAGCTGCAAGGTCTTGGTTTACGCGTTGACTTGCTGGACGAGATTGAAAGCGGTGAAGGTATCGTAATCGATGCAGAGGAAGTCATCGCAGAAGGTGGCCCAGAGGACAAGACTGTTCCTGTGGCACTCAGCGCATCGGATGACGGAGAAGAAACTGTTTTGGATGAAGCAGATGATGTAGATCTTGAAGAAGATGGCATGAGCATCCAGGACTTAGATGAAGTAGAAGAAATCAAGGAGGAGGTATAG
- a CDS encoding histidine--tRNA ligase, with amino-acid sequence MSTLSSLPYKGTRDYYPEDKRVQNYIFATWRKVVERHGYQEYGAPLIEPLEVYTAKSGDELANEQTYSFTDRGDRVVAIRPEMTPSISRMVAARRQEMAYPARLYSIANFMRYERPQRGRDREFWQLNADLFGVEGSLADAEIIELAHEIMQEFGAKGDMYVIRVNNRDLIDHMMSSYLGLDAVGSQLMIKLFDRKEKISNDDFAQQAAEIFGNEQVEEGLAKLRQLVSATSIEDLPSELHETEYVKELEDLFEQLQSAGVKNVKFDITLMRGLDYYTGMVFEVFDLHPDNNRSLFGGGRYDGLVGLFGAEPIPTVGFAPGLTTTELFLRSHELLPVLAPTTEINILVVDDSMSAALEAARKLREEGVKVEVDISGRKLDKQIKSALKKEVPYLMFVGSNEVREGIYTLKDTATTTEEKMSLERIIGKVKDHRRNGVDSDELPNI; translated from the coding sequence ATGAGCACACTTTCATCGCTGCCGTATAAAGGCACACGTGATTATTACCCGGAAGACAAGCGGGTTCAGAACTACATATTTGCTACATGGCGTAAAGTCGTAGAGCGACACGGGTACCAGGAATACGGTGCGCCACTTATTGAACCGCTAGAAGTCTACACTGCTAAGTCAGGAGATGAGTTAGCCAATGAGCAGACGTATAGCTTTACCGACAGAGGCGATCGAGTTGTTGCAATCCGACCAGAAATGACACCAAGCATCAGCCGTATGGTTGCCGCTAGGCGGCAAGAAATGGCATATCCAGCTCGTTTGTATAGCATAGCTAATTTTATGCGTTATGAGCGTCCACAGCGTGGTCGTGACCGAGAATTTTGGCAGCTCAATGCTGATTTGTTTGGTGTTGAGGGTTCGCTTGCCGATGCTGAAATTATCGAACTGGCACACGAGATCATGCAAGAGTTTGGCGCTAAAGGCGACATGTATGTCATCCGGGTAAACAATCGTGACCTTATCGACCACATGATGTCTAGTTATCTTGGCCTTGATGCCGTTGGCTCGCAACTCATGATTAAATTATTTGATCGCAAGGAAAAGATCTCTAATGACGATTTTGCTCAGCAGGCAGCCGAAATTTTTGGCAACGAGCAAGTCGAGGAAGGTCTCGCAAAGTTACGGCAACTTGTTTCAGCTACGTCCATCGAAGACCTGCCGTCTGAATTGCACGAGACAGAATATGTCAAAGAGCTCGAAGACTTATTCGAACAGTTACAAAGTGCTGGCGTTAAGAATGTTAAATTCGACATCACACTTATGCGTGGACTAGATTATTACACCGGCATGGTGTTTGAGGTCTTTGATCTACATCCGGACAATAATCGTTCGTTGTTTGGTGGAGGCCGTTATGACGGTCTAGTTGGCTTGTTTGGTGCAGAACCTATACCGACTGTCGGCTTTGCTCCTGGTCTGACGACGACAGAACTATTCCTGAGGTCACATGAACTTCTTCCTGTACTTGCTCCGACAACTGAAATAAATATCCTTGTTGTAGACGATAGTATGTCTGCTGCGCTGGAAGCGGCTCGTAAATTGCGAGAAGAAGGCGTTAAGGTAGAAGTCGACATTAGTGGGCGTAAATTAGATAAGCAAATAAAGTCAGCGCTCAAAAAAGAAGTTCCTTACTTGATGTTTGTTGGATCTAACGAAGTCCGAGAAGGTATATATACGCTGAAAGATACTGCCACGACAACCGAAGAAAAAATGAGCTTAGAACGAATTATTGGCAAGGTGAAAGATCATAGGCGCAATGGCGTAGATAGTGACGAACTGCCAAATATTTAA
- the rpoC gene encoding DNA-directed RNA polymerase subunit beta' has protein sequence MSRIVPGTGIADFDAVRLAVASPEDIQKWSHGEVTKPETINYRTQKPERDGLFCERIFGPVKDINPHDNKLKGVRSREAAVDKNGELVTKSIVRRERMGHITLAAPVAHIWFMRGTPSAMSLLLGTTVRNLERVAYFASYVILNVETEKRDKILADLEAETEAAQAAIKIRYEKEAEAENVDVKELATRQSREIEELNENYNIKKAQLDSLVKGALMNETDYRNLPEEYEELVTVGMGGTALKALLDEIDLPKLIAQLTEEVAGAKGQREKKLLKRLKVLEGMYAAGIKPSSLTLTILPVIPPDLRPMVQLTGGRFATSDLNDLYRRVINRNNRLKKLIDLNAPEVIRRNEMRMLQEAVDSLIDNSAARGGRAVNATGGRRRLKSISDMLKGKQGRFRQNLLGKRVDYSGRSVIVVGPKLKISECGIPKQMALELFKPFVISWLIRGEHAHNIRSATRLIEAGDALVWDALDAVIEGKYVLLNRAPSLHRLSIQAFQPKLVEGKAIQLHPLVANGFNADYDGDQMAVHLPLSKDAQREARELMSATNNLLKPADGAPVLNIGQDVVLGNYYLTYEKPSAQTDKVRAFSSVYEAEMAYDAGVIQLQTPIRLHAKGEIRNTTLGRVFFNEILPADYPYDNNVQSKKQLKKVLAKIFDRYGAEETAKTADRMKGLAFRFATIAAVSTGKDDYINFDQIDGFVKEGDERSAQISDQFDQGLITDDERYNLTVAAWRNVDRKVTEFLQDQLKNMDTSISVMVNSGARGDISNVKLASAMIGIMVDATNREIELPIRSSYKAGLSSLEAFVATRGARKGLIDTALKTADSGYLTRRLVDVSQDVFTVDDDGDEDEGFTIYRSETEDTMIEFANRLKGRYTAKEVAGHIAAGELITREIADAIEADEKVESVSIKSVLSTKNLHGIPRKSYGIDMASGELVAEAQPVGVIAAQSVGEPGTQLTLRTFHAGGVAGGDITQGLPRVEELFEARTPKGQAYVTEVTGSVDVWEDGKKYIVQVTPDKGHVEKIPLEDRKAAVKDDSYVKAGDVLANGDKGTKPLVAPFDGYVEVKKTSIVLSANATAPVRYEIPGNTQLVVKASDHVVAGDRLTIGSLNLHDLMRLKGEEATQRYIINEVLRIYAAQGQDVADKHLEIIVRQMFSRVQIEDPVESEFVTGDIVSKAAVVEANKNLSLQGKDTVKYTQLLLGITKVSIWSDSWLSAASFQDTTRVLINAATSGRADHLHGLKENVIIGRKIPVGTGAASY, from the coding sequence ATGTCACGAATAGTCCCAGGCACCGGAATCGCTGACTTTGACGCTGTGCGCCTCGCAGTTGCCAGCCCCGAGGATATCCAGAAATGGAGCCACGGTGAAGTTACAAAGCCGGAAACAATTAACTATCGTACCCAAAAACCTGAACGAGATGGCTTGTTTTGTGAGCGCATTTTCGGACCAGTTAAGGATATCAACCCGCACGACAACAAGCTAAAGGGCGTACGCTCTCGTGAAGCAGCTGTCGACAAAAACGGCGAATTGGTTACTAAATCAATCGTACGTCGTGAACGCATGGGACACATCACCCTAGCTGCGCCGGTCGCACACATTTGGTTTATGCGCGGCACTCCGAGTGCAATGAGCCTATTGCTCGGCACGACAGTCCGCAACTTGGAACGAGTCGCATATTTTGCAAGCTACGTTATTTTGAACGTCGAAACAGAGAAGCGAGACAAGATTCTTGCTGATCTTGAAGCCGAAACTGAAGCTGCACAAGCAGCCATAAAGATTCGCTACGAAAAAGAAGCTGAAGCTGAAAACGTAGACGTCAAGGAACTTGCAACAAGGCAGTCACGCGAAATTGAAGAGCTTAATGAAAACTACAATATCAAAAAAGCTCAACTCGATAGCCTCGTAAAGGGTGCTTTGATGAATGAGACTGATTACCGCAACCTACCAGAAGAATACGAAGAACTCGTTACCGTTGGTATGGGTGGTACGGCTCTAAAAGCGTTGCTAGACGAAATTGACTTGCCAAAACTCATTGCACAACTAACTGAAGAAGTTGCTGGTGCAAAGGGTCAACGAGAAAAGAAGCTGCTCAAACGTCTTAAGGTACTTGAAGGTATGTATGCCGCAGGCATCAAACCAAGCAGCCTTACTTTGACCATTTTGCCAGTTATCCCACCAGACCTTCGTCCGATGGTTCAACTTACTGGTGGTCGTTTCGCAACGAGCGACTTGAACGATCTATATCGCCGAGTCATCAACCGTAACAACCGTCTAAAGAAGCTAATCGACCTCAACGCGCCGGAAGTTATCCGCCGCAACGAAATGCGTATGCTGCAGGAAGCAGTTGACTCACTGATAGACAACAGCGCCGCTCGTGGCGGTCGTGCTGTAAACGCAACTGGTGGTCGCCGCCGCCTAAAGAGTATCAGCGACATGCTAAAGGGTAAGCAAGGACGCTTCCGCCAGAACCTTCTTGGTAAACGCGTCGACTACTCAGGCCGTTCGGTTATTGTCGTCGGACCAAAGCTCAAAATTAGTGAATGCGGTATACCAAAGCAGATGGCACTCGAATTGTTCAAGCCATTTGTCATTAGCTGGTTGATCCGTGGCGAACACGCTCATAACATCAGAAGCGCAACTCGTCTTATCGAAGCAGGTGATGCACTCGTTTGGGACGCATTAGATGCCGTTATCGAGGGCAAATACGTCCTCCTGAACCGTGCACCTTCATTGCACCGTCTATCAATTCAGGCATTCCAGCCGAAATTGGTCGAAGGCAAGGCTATCCAGCTACACCCACTTGTTGCCAACGGCTTTAACGCCGACTACGACGGTGACCAGATGGCCGTACACTTGCCACTGAGCAAGGACGCACAGCGTGAAGCTCGTGAGCTCATGTCTGCAACGAATAACTTGCTGAAACCAGCCGACGGTGCGCCAGTGCTTAACATCGGACAGGACGTGGTTCTTGGTAACTACTACCTGACATACGAAAAGCCTAGTGCGCAGACAGATAAGGTACGAGCATTTAGTTCGGTCTACGAAGCTGAAATGGCTTACGACGCCGGCGTCATCCAGCTACAGACACCAATTCGTCTCCATGCTAAGGGTGAGATCCGCAATACGACACTCGGCCGAGTATTCTTTAACGAAATCCTACCTGCCGACTATCCGTACGACAACAACGTCCAGAGTAAGAAGCAACTCAAGAAGGTTCTTGCTAAGATCTTTGATCGCTACGGCGCTGAAGAAACTGCAAAGACAGCAGACCGCATGAAGGGTCTTGCGTTCCGCTTTGCGACTATCGCTGCCGTATCGACTGGTAAGGACGATTACATTAACTTTGATCAGATCGACGGGTTCGTTAAGGAAGGTGACGAGCGAAGTGCTCAGATCTCCGACCAGTTCGACCAAGGTTTGATTACTGACGATGAGCGCTACAACCTTACGGTGGCTGCATGGCGTAACGTTGACCGTAAGGTTACTGAATTCCTGCAAGACCAGCTTAAGAACATGGATACCAGTATCTCCGTCATGGTTAACTCTGGTGCTCGTGGTGATATTTCAAACGTCAAGCTTGCAAGCGCCATGATTGGTATCATGGTCGACGCAACGAACCGTGAAATTGAGCTGCCTATCCGTTCAAGCTATAAAGCCGGTCTGTCATCACTGGAAGCCTTCGTGGCAACCCGTGGTGCGCGTAAGGGTCTTATCGACACCGCGCTTAAGACGGCCGACTCAGGTTACCTGACTAGGCGTTTGGTCGACGTGAGCCAAGACGTATTCACTGTCGATGATGACGGTGATGAAGACGAAGGCTTTACGATCTATCGCTCAGAGACTGAGGACACGATGATTGAATTCGCCAACCGCTTGAAGGGTCGCTACACAGCCAAAGAGGTTGCAGGCCATATTGCTGCCGGTGAGCTCATCACACGTGAAATCGCCGACGCTATTGAGGCAGACGAAAAGGTAGAAAGTGTCAGCATCAAGTCTGTACTGTCGACCAAAAACCTGCATGGTATTCCACGCAAGAGCTACGGTATAGATATGGCTTCTGGCGAATTAGTTGCCGAAGCACAGCCTGTAGGTGTTATCGCCGCGCAGTCTGTCGGTGAGCCAGGTACTCAGCTTACGCTGCGAACCTTCCACGCCGGTGGTGTTGCGGGTGGAGACATCACCCAGGGTCTTCCACGTGTTGAAGAGCTGTTCGAAGCTCGTACACCAAAGGGCCAGGCTTATGTAACTGAAGTTACGGGTTCGGTTGATGTATGGGAAGATGGCAAAAAGTACATCGTTCAAGTCACACCTGACAAGGGACATGTCGAAAAAATACCTCTCGAAGACCGAAAAGCCGCAGTCAAAGACGATAGCTACGTTAAGGCTGGCGACGTACTAGCAAATGGCGACAAAGGAACTAAACCACTTGTTGCACCATTTGACGGTTACGTAGAAGTCAAAAAGACGAGTATCGTACTATCGGCAAATGCTACTGCACCTGTCCGCTACGAAATTCCAGGCAACACACAGTTAGTTGTGAAGGCTAGCGATCACGTAGTAGCAGGCGATCGTCTAACAATCGGCTCACTCAATCTGCACGATTTGATGCGCTTGAAGGGCGAAGAAGCTACTCAGCGCTACATAATCAACGAAGTGCTGCGCATCTACGCCGCACAGGGTCAAGACGTTGCTGACAAGCACCTCGAGATCATCGTGCGTCAGATGTTTAGCCGTGTACAGATTGAAGATCCAGTCGAAAGCGAATTCGTCACAGGCGATATCGTTTCAAAGGCAGCGGTTGTTGAAGCAAACAAAAATCTTTCCCTGCAAGGTAAAGACACTGTTAAATACACACAGCTACTCCTCGGTATCACAAAGGTTTCCATCTGGAGCGACAGCTGGCTATCAGCCGCTTCCTTCCAGGACACGACCCGCGTGCTTATCAACGCAGCCACCAGCGGCCGCGCTGATCACCTCCACGGTTTGAAGGAAAACGTCATTATCGGCCGAAAGATTCCGGTCGGTACGGGCGCTGCCTCATACTAA